GGTGACCACGGCGGGGTAGCGCAGCGGTTTGTAGATAGCCACCAATCGATCCAGCGCCATCAACATCAGGATGAAGGAGTGCGTGGCGCCCAGGAAGTGCACAAAGTACATTTGCGTGAAGCAGGCAGCAAAGGCCACCTGCGGCGCGTCCAGCCAGTACCTGCCAAAATTTAGATCCCCAACAAAATCATCAGGACAATGAAGCCTCCAAAAACAGACTTGAAGCAGTCCCTGAGAAAAGTCAATATGAAACGTTTACCTCCAGATGACTTGGGGCAGCGTGACAGTGCCGAAGAATAGGTCGGTGAGGGCCAGGTGGCAGAAGAGGAGGTAGGTGGGCTTGTGGAGGATTCGGTCCAACTTGATGAGAAGCAAAATAAAGATGTTCCCCCCGGCAATGGCCAGGAAGAGCAGGAAGAGCAACGCCGACACGGCGCCGTGATACTGAGGCTCCAGGCCTGGGAAGCCCAGCAGAAAAAAGTTCTTGAACCTTGTGCTGTTGCTGGACAACATCTTGCGCTGGAAAAGTAGAGCACATCATAAATGCAATCAAACGCTCAGAACTCCTTTCAAACCCAGAATACTTCGCGGAAAGCCTGTTTTTGTGTCACGGCTTTGGATGTGTGGGCTCAGACGTGAACTTAGATCTCCATTTTGCCACCAAAAATCGGAAGCTGCACTGAGCTTATTCAGACATTACACATTGCCAACAATCGAACAGATAAGTCCATGTGCCTTGGGTAGTTGGAATCAACGACAAGAAACACAACTATGTGAAGTTGTGCAGATCTACAAGCAAGGAGCAAGTATGGAGGGAGGCCGGGTGTCGATGTGATACGTACCTCGGAAGCTCCAGAGCGCCATCCCAGCCGTGCGCCCTCCATCGCCGACTTTATGTGAACGTGAAGCTCCCCGGGGTGAAATTCAAACTCGAGCTGGTGTTGACGTCACCCTTGACGACAAGAGCATCAGTGCAatttgagcactttttttttttcccccatgtacTTCTTTTTCATCAAAGTATCCTTTGAAAAGACCAAGGTCGTAAAAGTAGAATCATTGACTTGTCCCTCGGTGTTGAATTGGAACTCAATCTTGAGTCTGGCCTTCAAGTTGGGCCTTTTTTGTCTTCATCCATCTAAGTGCTTAGTCGTCTGAGAGTAAACGGTATTTACAGGAAAAGCTCACCAAGCCATTTCCAAGTGTTACaattcagacagaacaaatagAATCATTAAattatgaatacagtacaagagccaaaaaaaaaaaagcactgaagGCATTTTGGCTCACAAGGGAAAGGCTGAAATCATCATCCTAATCATTTGAAAATCCCAACAGTGCAGATGAGacgaactcttttttttttaattcaattagaCGCCTTAATATCCCTTGTGGTTAATGCCTCACTCTCAGCACGCCTTGAGAGTGTGTGTGGGAGAAGTTTGTCATCGCCGCACCGTCTCCATTGTCATAGCTGGCTGCTGTCACACTTGGAGGATTTCAACCAGCGATGTGCAACTTCAATCAATTAATTTTTAATTGTACATTTTTAATGCATAATAAAAGATCCAGTAAGCcaacaacaaataaacaaatatcattCCAAATCCACTCAAAATAATTTGTCCTACTCAACTCAGTGCAAGTGTAACAAAGTCTGCCATCTGGTGGGGAATGGTGATATTACAAAGTAAACCTACAGTTGATAGAAAAAATGATtgccaatttttatttatttattttatttaacgtGTATTTTCCCCCCTCCAAATTACCCATATATTGAATTTGAtcagcttttttatttcaagaaaTCCTTCGGTCGGTATGTATTTTCTATATACTCATCATTGATCACGAATTTAAGCGTAACACAAACATACAATTGgtgaatgaaagaaaaaatgctGCTTCCCCAAGTCCATTATTTGATCACATGTAGCATGTTGTGGTATATTTACAATCTTTATATATAATCCAATACAatccatatttatttattctacaaATACATAAAACATGAATAATGCTTACACTGGCTAAAATGCCATACAGTAATTCCCCCCCAACGCTGAATTTCTTATTTTTGCAAAACTTCTCAATTCTACGGTCGTCGTTGCGTGAGTGAAGTGTAAATCCCGAGAGCCTGTTGAAAGTGTTGCAAAACACAATCTCAGCTGTTTACTGTGTCACAAATCTCCCTGGAGATTCATTAAGAGAGTCGAGCGAGTGCCTGCGGAGACTCGAGACTTTGCATTTCCCGtcaacagctcacaaacaaaagAAGTCATTAAACGTAATGAACAGTAAACATTTGGCCGATCGGGGAATTATAAGGCAACATTGTCAGCGACGCCGAAAAACATCACACCAAGGCCATATTCATTTATTCCTAATCTTAAAAAAGGCACTCTGGGACAAGTAGTCAGTCCAGCGAGGATGGCACAAAATCTCTCTTTCTGTATTCTTTGATAAGGACAGGCATAATAGccttcattttcaattttatgaaTGTTTTATAGGCACGAATCTGGAAATACTCACTCGATGCCCCCTCCTTTTTCCATAATCCCTTcaatgtaccgtattggcccaaatataagacgactCTGATTATaaaacgaccccctcttttttaaGACTCAaggttgaaaaaagactttttgaacaccaaatttaattttgataCAGAAagtaattacagtacatctgaaacaaatgattataacaatatattcgggagaaaaagcatgttattttgcctcattcataGTTTTCGCTGACAGATGGCAGTAGTGTGCGCAAAACTACATAAATGATCAAAAATTAATATCCgaggaagactccaaattgctcAAACGTGGTTGTTTCCCCCAGTCCACATGAAAATGGCTCTCCTTGATTTACTCCTTAAATAAGATGGAGTAATTCAAAAGATTCATGTTGAAACAACACATTGAGAAcaattattaaaaatatatcttgGAAATGGAATACGGAATGGAAGCTGCACCTGCACACTTGGAACTGATCGTTTAAGATAAGTACATTTATTCCCTCCTATAAAATGTCTCCAGGCTTTCAGATCACTGGGGGGATTCTTCTTCTGAAGAAGACTCGAATAAATGTTTGTCCAAGTGGCAACTCTTACTACCGCCGACGGGCACTAAGACAAGTCCTTTTCTCacaaaggctaaaaaaaaaagattttaattgAATGTGGCGCCACCTGTTGGCTACTTGTCACAACGCAGTATTTCCCAAACTTTATTGAGGCGATTGAGGAAAGACCAAAATGTCGCAGTTCTGTCTTGATACCAGCTAACATAAATGTCACCAAAACACTATCTACTATATAATAACTCAATttaattacattacattattgACCATACATGATAATTGGAAAGTCACAATTGTAGTATTGTAAGATGTTGCAAATAAATGGCAAATCTTCCACCTATATCAAAATCTATGAGCTCGAGGAGCGTAGATTCCTGACACAGGACTTGATCATTTTACTCCGAAAAAAGTGCACTATATTGTCCCGGATCTCTTTGGTCCTGATCCCGTAAATGATGGGGTTGAGCGATGGCGGGAAAATCAGAGTGGAGGATCCCATGAAGGACCTGAAACTGTCCGGCAGCTGCCTGACCCTGTAGGAGATGATGGTGAACAGCCCCAGGCACTCCAGAAGCAGGAAGACAAAGAGGTGGGTGGCGCACGTCTGCAGGGCTTTGGCCTTGGTGTCGGATCGCCCGCTCCGAAAGCACGCCAGCAGGATGCGCAGGTACGTGTACAGGATGATGCCGTTGGCCAGCAGCTGGGTGACGGCCACGACTGACAGGCCGTAGACTTGGTTGACGGTGGTGTCGGCGCACACCAGGGCCAGCAGCGTGGGATGGTCGCAGTAGATGTTGTGGACGGCGGAGCGGCAGCGGGGCAGACGCAGCAAGAGCCAGAACAACACGCCGATCAACAGCAAGCAGGCCAGCCAGACGGCGGCGATGATCCTCATCACGTGACCGTGCGTCATCACCGCGCCGTACTTGAGCGGCAGGCAGATGGCTACGTAGCGGTCGTACGCCATGGCGGTGAGGATGAAGATGGTGCCGGCCGCGTAGATGTGGATGAAGAAGGCCTGCGTCACGCACGTCGGGTACCACAAACGCCCCGAGTCGCTCAGCAACTCCTTGAGGAGCTGCAGGAAGAAGGCCGACGAGCCCAGCAGGTCGTTGACCGGCATGTTGAGGAGGAACAGGTGCATGGGCTGCCGCAGGTTCTTGCTCAGCACGAtggtgaggatgaggaggaggttgCAGAAAAGGATGACGGTGTAGCTGAGGCTGGCAAAGAGGAAGGTGACCGCCGCCCTTTCGGGGGGGATGCGCAGGTGATGCCACACCAACACGGACGACGTGTTGTGCGGGTTCTCCATCTTGTGGCCAGCGAGCGGACTATAGTGCTCGCGATGTGTACTTTAGTGCAAGTACAAATAATTGTGTGGCAGGGGGAAAGGTCAAGTCCatctatgtttttatttttctatccaTCTGTGAAATTGACACAAGACAAATGGATGCAAGTTTATACTTACCAATGTACGGCCTCTGTATGAGCTAGGATGGTTCAATAGAGCACCCGCGAGGTCATGGCACCGCCGCCGTGCGACCTGAGATGGTCCAGGTGCGAGACGCTGCTTTTATAGATGCCGCCGGGAGCTGAGTGACAACGGCGAAAACTCTTTGGGGAGCTGCAAGATCTTTGTGACCTCatcgacaaaacaaaaacatagcgACGGGGCAAAGTGCTTTCTCTGGAGGATTTGGATCTGTCTGTCTGATGGATCTGTCATCCGTCTGTCAGAATCTGATCAAACTCATAGTAGAGCTTGAAGTCATCATAGGGAGTAACTGTGAGGGAGTCGGAAGATTCATCAAAATAGTTTTAATAAAATAGTCACAATTAATTAAGTAGATTTATTGCCCTCCTTGACAAAATGTGTGCGACATCCGACATGATGACACAACAATGATTAAATCACATTTAtatcgacaaaaaaaaaaaaaatcgtttcttttttatttatagtcACAATTGACGGAACAACCGGTCATCGGTACCTGCGACAAACAGAGCGACGTGGCCGCTTCGCTTGGAGCGTCACGGCCGCTCGCAACGCCGAGACTGGACATCAAACACCAATTTTTGCAGTTCTGCTTAACCCGTTCCCTGCCAACCCAGttcatatctttgacgtctaccaccgtcaatggcactgaatgagttaagagGTTGCATCATGAAAAACCGAGGTCCCCCTGCAAAGCCTGATGTCTTCCACGCGCTCTTTCTAGAAGCCTCTGACTCGGTTTCTCCAAACCCTGAGCAGCGTGTTTCGTATTTCGCTGGTGTACAGCCCGTAGACCAGCGGGTTGAGGAGCGGCGAGATGAGAAATATCAGCACGCCCATGATCTTCTGCACGTCACGCGGTACGCTCCGGAACCTGTGCGACAAGATGGTGAAGGTGCCCACGATCTCAAAGATGACCAGGATGAGCAGCTGAGCCACGCACGTGTTGACCGCCTTCTTCTTGGCGTCGCTGTGCCTGGTCACCATGCAGGTGATCAGGATCCTGGTGTAGGAGAAGGCCTGGACGGACACGCTGAGGGCCTGCATGACGGCCGTGTTCACCAGCCCCACCACGTCGTTGACGGACGTGTCGCCGCACGTGAGCTTGAGCAGCGAGGGGTTGTCGCAGAAGACGTTGGCCACCGCCGAGCGGCAGCGCGGCAGTCTGCTCTGCAAGGAGAACAGCAACGTGATCAGGGCGAAGTCCAAGGCCCACACCAGGGTGACCACGCCGACCACCACCCTGGGCGTCACCACGGCACTGTAGCGCAGCGGCATGCAGATGGCCACGTAGCGGTCGAAGGACATGGCGGCCAGGATGAAGAGGATGCCGCCGCCGTAGAGGTGCAGCAGGAAGGCCTG
This genomic window from Syngnathus typhle isolate RoL2023-S1 ecotype Sweden linkage group LG6, RoL_Styp_1.0, whole genome shotgun sequence contains:
- the LOC133155308 gene encoding olfactory receptor 52B2-like encodes the protein MENPHNTSSVLVWHHLRIPPERAAVTFLFASLSYTVILFCNLLLILTIVLSKNLRQPMHLFLLNMPVNDLLGSSAFFLQLLKELLSDSGRLWYPTCVTQAFFIHIYAAGTIFILTAMAYDRYVAICLPLKYGAVMTHGHVMRIIAAVWLACLLLIGVLFWLLLRLPRCRSAVHNIYCDHPTLLALVCADTTVNQVYGLSVVAVTQLLANGIILYTYLRILLACFRSGRSDTKAKALQTCATHLFVFLLLECLGLFTIISYRVRQLPDSFRSFMGSSTLIFPPSLNPIIYGIRTKEIRDNIVHFFRSKMIKSCVRNLRSSSS
- the LOC133155309 gene encoding olfactory receptor 52B2-like translates to MSNGSLGLTPYVSLDTFVIPPGAKYPIFFAGLLLYLFCVSCNATLLGVIALRRNLHKPVYFILLSLPLNDLMGITAMLPKVLSGVLSESNRMAYPLCVLQAFLLHLYGGGILFILAAMSFDRYVAICMPLRYSAVVTPRVVVGVVTLVWALDFALITLLFSLQSRLPRCRSAVANVFCDNPSLLKLTCGDTSVNDVVGLVNTAVMQALSVSVQAFSYTRILITCMVTRHSDAKKKAVNTCVAQLLILVIFEIVGTFTILSHRFRSVPRDVQKIMGVLIFLISPLLNPLVYGLYTSEIRNTLLRVWRNRVRGF